A region of the Nocardia asteroides genome:
TCAGCGCACCGTCTGCTCGATGAGGCGGCGGGCCGCCCGATCGGTGCGCTCGACTTCGCCGGTGATCAGTTGATCTTGGAGTATGCCCCGCAATCCCGAAACAAGCAGCGTGGCAACCACTTCCGGGTCATCGAGCCCCAGGCTGCGCAGCCCGTCGGTCAGCGCCGCCACGAAGGCGGCGATGGCCGCGGTGGCGTAGTCGATATAGGGACTACGTGGAGCGCAAGCCGCACCGAGAACTTGGAGCATCACTCGGACGCTCACCCGGCCGTGGCCGGAGGTGTTGGCGGTCCAGAAGTCCCATAGCCGGTCCCGGAGTTCGGATGCGTCGGCGATGTCGGCGAAGAGGGCCGCGATGTCCGGACGCTGTGTCGCCAGCGCCTGGACCAGCAACTCCTCCTTGGTCGTGAAGTAGTAGATCAGCATGCGCGAGCTGGTGCCGAGTTCGGCGGCCAGCGGGCGCAGCGACAGGTCCGCGAGTCCGTGATCGGCGATGTAGCGCACGACGGCGGCGAGCAATTCGGCACGTTTGGCGTGATCGAGGGGGCGGGCCATGAGTTGACTGTAGCGATCGGTACAGGTATTCATGACATCGTGACTGTAACAATCGCTTCAGAAACTACGGATTCGGTCGTGGTCACCGGATACGCGGCGACCACGTCGCTGGCCGACGACATGGACTCGACCTGGTCGGGGTTGCTGGCCGGACACAGCGGGATATCCCTGCTCGACGACGATTTCGTGGCCGAGTACGACCTCCCGGTCCGCATGGGCGGCAAGCTGAAGTCACAGCCCGGGGCCGAACTGACCCGCGTCGAACAGCGCCGGCATTCCTACGTCGAGCAAATGGCACTGGTGCTCGGCCGCCGAGTCTGGCGCTCGGCGGGCGCGCCCGAGGTGGACGGTGACCGATTGGCGGTGGCTATCGGCACCGGGCTCGGCGGCGGCGACGCGTTGATCGGCGCGGTCGACGCGCTACGCGCGGGCGGGTACCGCAGGGTGTCGCCGATGTCGGTGCCGATGGTGATGCCCAACGGGCCCGCCGCCACTGTGGGGCTCGAGATCGGCGCCAGAGCTGGGGTTTTCGCGCCGGTCTCGGCCTGCTCGTCGGGTTCGGAGGCGATCGCGCACGCCTGGCGGCTGATCACCACCGGCGAGGCGGACATGGTGGTGACCGGCGGCGTCGAAGGACACATCGACGCCGTGCCCATCGCGAGCTTCGCGATGATGCGCGCCATGAGCACCCGCAACGACGAGCCGCAACGCGCGTCCCGCCCGTTCGACCGGGACCGCGACGGGTTCGTCTTCGGCGAGGCCGGCGCGCTACTGGTGCTCGAGTCCGAGCGGCACGCACGCGCACGCGGCGCCACCGTGCACGGGCGGGTGCTCGGCGCGGGCATCACCTCCGACGCCTACCACATCGTCGCCTCCGAACCGGAGGGGATCGGCGCGGCCCGCGCGATGCGCAAGGCCATCGAGACCGCGGGGCTGCGCGCTTCGGATATCCAGCATGTGAACGCGCACGCCACGTCGACGTCCATCGGCGACGCCTCGGAGGCCAGCGCGATCGCCGCCGTCGTGCCCGATGCCTCGGTCTACGCGCCGAAATCCGCACTGGGCCACTCCATCGGGGCGGTCGGCGCGCTGGAATCGCTGGTCACCATGCTCACCCTGCGGGACCAGGTCATCCCGCCCACCCTGAATCTCGACCATCCCGACCCGGCGATCGATCTGGACATCGTCGCGGGCGGCCCGCGTGCCCAGCGCGTGAACTTCGCGTTGAACAACTCGTTCGGTTTCGGCGGGCACAACGTGGCGCTCGTGTTCGGCCGGGTCTGATCTCGAGTCCGGTCAGGGTGCGGGCTACCGTCGTCGTAGAACGGATCGATCGGCCCGGAGGATGGACGAGGACGTGAGCGAGCGCCAGCGAGGGAACACAACGGAGCCGGGCGAGGCGCGGCCATGAGCGACGCCTTCTACCTCCCCGACCCGCAGCGTCCGGATCGCTTCGTCTCCACCGAACTCACCCGCGGCCCCTGGTCGCCGGACGCCCAGCACGCAGGTCCGCCCTCTGCCCTGCTCGGTCACGTGATCGAGCGGTGCGAGCCGCGCCCGGGATTCCAGGTCGGCCGAGTCGCGGTCGAGATCCTCGGCCCGGTGCCGATGGAACCGCTGACCGCGGCCGCGCGTGTCGCCCGTCCCGGCCGCAGCGTCGAGCTCATCGAGGCGACGTTGTCCACCGATCGCGGCCCGGTGATGCGGGCCAATGCCTGGCGGTTCAAGCTCGCGGAACCGGAATTGCCGCTGCCGGAACGTTTCCTACCGACCGGCACGCGGCCCGGCCCCGAGCAGGCGGACCTGCCCGCGCCGTTCCCGTCCACCCAGCCGGTGGGCTTTCATACTG
Encoded here:
- a CDS encoding TetR/AcrR family transcriptional regulator, which encodes MARPLDHAKRAELLAAVVRYIADHGLADLSLRPLAAELGTSSRMLIYYFTTKEELLVQALATQRPDIAALFADIADASELRDRLWDFWTANTSGHGRVSVRVMLQVLGAACAPRSPYIDYATAAIAAFVAALTDGLRSLGLDDPEVVATLLVSGLRGILQDQLITGEVERTDRAARRLIEQTVR
- a CDS encoding beta-ketoacyl-ACP synthase, giving the protein MTVTIASETTDSVVVTGYAATTSLADDMDSTWSGLLAGHSGISLLDDDFVAEYDLPVRMGGKLKSQPGAELTRVEQRRHSYVEQMALVLGRRVWRSAGAPEVDGDRLAVAIGTGLGGGDALIGAVDALRAGGYRRVSPMSVPMVMPNGPAATVGLEIGARAGVFAPVSACSSGSEAIAHAWRLITTGEADMVVTGGVEGHIDAVPIASFAMMRAMSTRNDEPQRASRPFDRDRDGFVFGEAGALLVLESERHARARGATVHGRVLGAGITSDAYHIVASEPEGIGAARAMRKAIETAGLRASDIQHVNAHATSTSIGDASEASAIAAVVPDASVYAPKSALGHSIGAVGALESLVTMLTLRDQVIPPTLNLDHPDPAIDLDIVAGGPRAQRVNFALNNSFGFGGHNVALVFGRV
- a CDS encoding thioesterase family protein → MSDAFYLPDPQRPDRFVSTELTRGPWSPDAQHAGPPSALLGHVIERCEPRPGFQVGRVAVEILGPVPMEPLTAAARVARPGRSVELIEATLSTDRGPVMRANAWRFKLAEPELPLPERFLPTGTRPGPEQADLPAPFPSTQPVGFHTAIEYRFISGSFTEPGPATCWIRIKHPIVAGTEPSPLERTLAAADSGNGVSAILDWSKYLFINTDLTVTLHRQPAGEWVCLDAVTYPQPHGIGMAESALYDEKGPLGRSTQTLFLGTR